The following are from one region of the Pseudomonadota bacterium genome:
- a CDS encoding NAD(P)-dependent oxidoreductase has product MTNGAVIVTGGCGFLGRQTIPFLVARGQQVHIFTRTIRDSDLSLLKSRFGDAVELHAVDLHDTNTVTPIVARIKATHLLHLAWDTRHGVFWSSPENIDWIVSSKLLLQAFIENGGKRVVAAGSCAEYEWGGADEKLIEGSSKLMPSTLYGQSKLASRKSLFTIAAHHKIEAAWGRIFFLFGPHEGTQRLVSSAIIALLKGQMFPASIGDQIRDFAHTEDVAAAFVALLYSDVTGDVNIASGEERSIASILKALGTIIGRPELIQLGAKQKVPNDPLRIVASIERLRREVRVTSPEDIQVRLAESVEWWRSNLKYM; this is encoded by the coding sequence ATGACTAACGGAGCAGTGATCGTTACAGGAGGATGCGGGTTTCTCGGTCGACAAACGATCCCTTTCCTAGTGGCGCGTGGCCAGCAGGTACATATATTTACTAGAACCATCAGGGACTCAGATCTGAGCCTCCTTAAGAGCCGCTTCGGTGATGCCGTAGAGCTACACGCAGTCGATCTACACGATACCAACACTGTAACGCCCATCGTTGCGCGCATTAAAGCCACACACCTACTGCACCTTGCATGGGATACTAGACATGGGGTCTTCTGGTCTTCGCCTGAAAACATAGACTGGATCGTTAGTAGTAAGTTGTTGCTGCAAGCCTTTATAGAGAACGGAGGAAAGCGAGTTGTTGCGGCCGGCTCCTGCGCTGAATATGAATGGGGTGGTGCGGATGAAAAGCTTATAGAGGGCAGCTCCAAGCTTATGCCCTCTACGCTCTATGGACAGTCGAAGTTAGCATCACGTAAGAGCCTCTTTACGATTGCAGCGCACCATAAGATAGAGGCAGCTTGGGGGCGGATATTCTTTCTCTTTGGTCCACATGAGGGAACGCAGCGCTTGGTATCGTCGGCGATTATTGCGTTACTAAAAGGACAGATGTTTCCAGCAAGTATCGGTGATCAGATCCGCGATTTTGCCCATACGGAGGATGTGGCTGCCGCATTCGTAGCACTTCTCTATTCAGATGTTACTGGGGATGTAAACATAGCCTCCGGCGAGGAACGCTCAATTGCGTCGATTCTCAAGGCGCTTGGAACGATTATCGGGCGTCCTGAATTGATACAACTTGGAGCAAAACAGAAGGTTCCTAACGATCCATTGCGCATCGTAGCCTCCATAGAGCGGCTACGCAGGGAGGTGCGGGTAACCTCCCCAGAAGATATTCAGGTGCGGCTTGCAGAAAGCGTAGAGTGGTGGCGTAGTAATCTTAAGTATATGTAA
- the ribD gene encoding bifunctional diaminohydroxyphosphoribosylaminopyrimidine deaminase/5-amino-6-(5-phosphoribosylamino)uracil reductase RibD, whose translation MLIEPQYMVRALELALKGGRSVAPNPLVGAVLAYEGAVIGEGYHQRYGGPHAEVAALSSVEDRSLIPHSTLYVTLEPCAHFGKTPPCADLIIDSGIKRVVIGCRDPFPQVSGRGIERLINAGISVTEGVMELECRAMNRRFIVAQRERRPYCILKWAQTRDGFIARADLSSRWISSAPSRTLTHLWRSQEMAILVGRTTAAVDDPELTVRHAIGQNPVRIVIDRTLSLPQTLKLFNGATDTIILNTVRESTDGPIRFRRIDPLAWSCQALCSTLFQEGLTSIIIEGGALTLRSFIDAEIWDEARIFISATTFGAGIKAPSIPQQEQEQGQEQGGHMCTVGTDTLITLQHPLLAARLGITTEVLQIPIELGVELLHL comes from the coding sequence ATGCTAATCGAGCCACAATATATGGTGCGTGCCCTTGAGCTTGCGCTCAAAGGGGGGCGCTCCGTAGCTCCAAATCCGCTTGTCGGTGCGGTGCTAGCTTACGAAGGAGCCGTTATCGGCGAGGGCTACCACCAACGGTACGGCGGGCCACATGCGGAGGTAGCGGCTCTCTCCTCTGTTGAGGATCGAAGCCTTATCCCGCACTCTACCCTCTACGTAACCCTTGAACCGTGCGCACATTTCGGGAAAACCCCGCCCTGCGCAGATCTAATCATAGATTCTGGAATTAAGCGTGTCGTTATTGGTTGCCGCGATCCCTTTCCTCAAGTCTCGGGCCGTGGAATCGAGCGGCTAATCAACGCCGGCATCTCCGTAACCGAGGGGGTGATGGAGCTAGAGTGCCGCGCAATGAACAGGCGCTTTATCGTGGCACAGCGAGAGAGGCGCCCCTACTGTATCCTTAAGTGGGCACAGACCAGGGATGGTTTTATAGCTCGTGCAGACCTCTCTTCACGTTGGATCAGCTCAGCACCATCACGCACCCTCACACACCTCTGGCGCTCTCAGGAGATGGCTATATTAGTTGGGCGCACAACCGCCGCGGTCGATGATCCTGAACTAACGGTACGACACGCCATTGGACAAAATCCGGTTCGAATCGTTATCGATCGAACCCTCTCTCTCCCTCAAACTTTAAAACTATTTAATGGCGCTACTGATACGATTATCCTCAATACCGTGCGGGAATCTACTGACGGACCGATCCGTTTTCGTCGTATCGATCCATTGGCGTGGTCGTGTCAGGCGCTCTGTTCAACCCTCTTTCAGGAGGGTCTTACATCTATAATAATTGAGGGGGGCGCTTTGACCCTGCGTAGTTTTATCGATGCAGAGATCTGGGATGAGGCCAGGATCTTTATCAGTGCTACGACGTTTGGCGCAGGTATTAAAGCCCCAAGCATTCCGCAACAAGAACAAGAACAGGGACAGGAACAGGGGGGTCATATGTGTACGGTTGGAACCGATACACTAATCACACTGCAACACCCCTTACTGGCCGCTAGGTTAGGGATTACTACTGAAGTCCTGCAGATACCGATAGAGCTCGGAGTTGAGCTACTGCATCTCTAA
- a CDS encoding glycosyltransferase family 2 protein, whose product MSQQKQAIAILVPVFNEERVVPLFFQRILPVIQELSHEYTPQLVFINNASRDQTCEVISQIRDEHPFVFLLSLAKDVGYQRSLEFGLRNCTGDIFVFIDVDCEDPPEMILEFVKNHRQGFDVVYGERVDRIERASIKFMRKVFYRVMKAVADEDIVLDMAEFSLMTQEVRNAIIQDSSSFPFIRASIGRVGFKRIGIPYRRDKRIAGETHYNIWGMMLFAVAGILSASTLLLRVAMYCLPIWIGAMLTLGVLASRGSRPWAFTALVVLGFTYCGAVLSFISIYLARVYKNTLGRPNAFLDHRRSFPQGLASLDSNELRSDKMGSVEAPLEMQ is encoded by the coding sequence GTGTCACAGCAGAAACAGGCTATCGCAATCCTAGTGCCGGTTTTTAATGAGGAGCGGGTAGTTCCGCTATTCTTTCAGCGCATACTCCCAGTTATTCAGGAGCTCTCGCACGAGTACACCCCACAACTAGTATTTATCAACAACGCTTCGCGCGACCAAACGTGCGAGGTGATATCTCAGATCCGTGATGAGCATCCATTCGTATTCCTGCTCTCACTCGCTAAGGACGTAGGGTATCAACGCTCACTGGAGTTCGGATTGCGTAACTGCACAGGGGATATCTTTGTTTTTATCGATGTTGATTGCGAGGACCCGCCCGAGATGATCCTTGAGTTCGTAAAGAATCACAGGCAAGGTTTTGATGTTGTATACGGTGAACGGGTTGATCGGATCGAGAGAGCGTCGATCAAGTTTATGCGCAAGGTGTTCTATCGAGTGATGAAAGCGGTAGCGGATGAGGATATCGTTCTCGATATGGCCGAATTCTCGCTGATGACGCAAGAGGTGCGTAACGCCATTATACAGGACTCCTCATCTTTCCCCTTTATAAGGGCCTCGATCGGACGAGTTGGATTTAAGCGCATAGGGATCCCCTATCGCCGTGATAAGCGTATCGCAGGCGAGACTCACTATAATATCTGGGGGATGATGCTCTTTGCTGTTGCGGGTATCCTATCGGCTAGTACGCTACTGCTGCGAGTTGCAATGTACTGCCTGCCGATCTGGATAGGAGCCATGTTGACCCTGGGAGTACTGGCCAGTAGAGGTTCTAGGCCATGGGCGTTTACTGCGCTCGTTGTGCTTGGATTTACCTACTGTGGGGCGGTGTTGAGCTTTATATCAATTTACCTAGCACGCGTATACAAGAACACGCTCGGACGTCCGAATGCATTTCTTGATCATAGGCGCTCATTTCCGCAGGGTCTAGCTAGCCTAGATTCCAATGAGCTGAGAAGCGATAAAATGGGCTCAGTTGAAGCACCTTTAGAGATGCAGTAG
- the rfbC gene encoding dTDP-4-dehydrorhamnose 3,5-epimerase encodes MRCTDLSLPGVWRVEIEPSCDERGFFARTFCAEEFAQIGLPSTYCQSSVSFNQKRGTLRGMHFQANPSKESKLVRCIRGAILDVVLDLRESSESFGRSIGVELSDDNRTALAIPAGCAHGFITLKDESEVLYMMSEPFNPSLSRGVRWDDPKFSISWPFSPLVISERDAQYPDFSSDIL; translated from the coding sequence ATGCGCTGCACAGATCTCTCACTTCCTGGCGTATGGCGAGTAGAGATCGAACCAAGCTGTGATGAGCGGGGATTTTTTGCCAGAACATTTTGTGCTGAGGAGTTCGCACAGATCGGATTGCCCAGCACCTATTGTCAGAGCAGTGTGTCGTTCAATCAGAAGCGCGGGACCCTACGTGGCATGCACTTTCAGGCCAATCCATCCAAGGAGTCTAAGTTAGTGCGCTGTATAAGGGGCGCAATTCTGGATGTGGTGTTAGATCTGCGCGAGAGCTCAGAGAGCTTCGGTAGGTCAATAGGGGTAGAATTATCGGACGATAATAGGACTGCGCTTGCGATTCCGGCTGGATGCGCGCATGGATTTATCACCCTTAAAGATGAGAGTGAGGTGCTCTATATGATGTCTGAGCCCTTTAATCCGAGTTTGAGCCGAGGAGTTCGGTGGGACGATCCGAAGTTCTCTATTTCATGGCCGTTCTCTCCGCTCGTCATATCCGAACGCGACGCGCAGTATCCAGATTTTAGTAGCGATATTCTGTAA